Genomic DNA from Heteronotia binoei isolate CCM8104 ecotype False Entrance Well chromosome 8, APGP_CSIRO_Hbin_v1, whole genome shotgun sequence:
cgaccgccgccatcgccaccatggcaacccagagcggtaccaccggtcacatcgagccgttcaaccccgcgaatcctgagggctgggagtcctacgcagaACGGGTTGAATGCTACTTGAGGGCCAATCGaatcacggaggacagcatgaagagggaggttctcctgagcgtctgcggggcggccacgttcgagatcaccaagggtctctcggcccccgcaaaactcaccgagaagtccttcgaggagatcatcaggctcctcactggCCACTTCCTGCCCCAACCATCTCGGGTGGCCCGCCAGTTCCTTTTCCACCGGCGGGACCAAGCAGCAGGAGAATcagccgccgactatctggcggccCTACGCCAGATTGCGGGAAACTGCAACTTTCCTcggctggaagagaccctggccgatcggttcacgtggggcctccgcgacgagaggctccaacagaggctcttcgcgaaggaagagctcaccctgcagagcgccttcagcgaagccgtggcgttcgagagaaccgcgaggaccttccccaaggcgagGGCCGACgcggtccaccacgaggagctggaccccgaccgtctggacgagggagaagcgttccagctgcgccgcccagcaggggcAACCAACCGCGCGCCGCAACAACCCCAAGCAGCTGAATGATccccagcgacggagagaccACCGGCCACCacgtgcgccagctgcggcgaccccccacgacagaagggactgcccgtaccggacctgggactgccggagctgcggaaaaaccGGCCACATTgtaagggcttgccgagccaagcccaaccgccggaggccaaCCACTCACCACAAGttggcggagttccactccacggcttccacaaccctacaggtactgaacttgcccctcgctacccccgacaagatcaaaatggcggtcctcatcgaaggaaacccctgccaaatggaggtggactcaggttcctccatttccattatagcagaggagaccctgaggaaactgtgcccccgccagcggcttcaactaaggccggcggacttcatactgcgggactttcagaagaacccggtgcgaatcgtggggtgggcccgggtgcaagtcgagcgggggtccttctacggcccgctgaacatcctggtggtaaagcgccagcttaccaccctgctaggactggcgtggttcaaacccttggggatccgcttggagggggtggggcaaaccctaacacccagggggtttggggaggtatgcccagagttccccgacgtgtttgacggttccctggggagttacaaagggccggccatctccctgccactcgacccgacggtcaggccgatccggctcaaggctagGCGgatcccgttcgccttgaaaccaaaaatagaggccgaactagaccgcctcactgcccaaggggaaccggtggactacgccacctgggagactcccATTGTAACTccgatcaagccaaacggggaggtgcggatctgtgccgactataagtgcacaataaataaggcactgcaggataacccctgccccgtgccagtggtgagccacgtcctggcagccctagcggggtctaagatcttcgggaagctggatctggcacaagcctaccaacagctcccagtagatgctaaaacggcggaggcccaaactattgtgacacacaggggggccttccgagtgcggaggctacagtttggggtcagcgtcgctccggggatcttccaaagtataatggacgctctcctcaaagggatccccggagtccaaccgttcttcgatgacgttttaatcgccgccccggaccccgaagaattcggcaaccgcctaagagaagtgctccgccggttccaggcagcggggctcaaggtcaagagggagaaatgcttgctgggggtaccatgggtggagttcctgggtttcgccgtagacgcagcgggaatccacccaacggaggaaaagacccgagccatcgtgcaagccccggcccccacctgcaaagcagagctacaaagcttcttgggggtgctcaatttttaccattcgttcctcccccacaaggcagccctagcagaacccctacaccggctgctggacaaaaaagccccttgggtttggggcaaacaacaagccgccgcgtttcaggcggtcaaggacgtcctggtgtccaatgcggtgctccaccattttgacgagggcctccccgtcatcctggcttgcgatgtgtcgccttatggggtgggcgcagtcctggggcaccaactcctagACGGGAGGaaggtaccggtagcgtactactcccgtacaCTCACACCGGCCGAGCGCACTTatgcgcagatagataaggaggctctggcaatcgtggcgggggtccgcaagttccatgattatctgtatgggtggaggttcacaatagctactgaccacaagccgctcttaggtctgttggccccagactgcCAAACCCCCAAAATACTTTCACAgcgtgtgttgaggtggaaccaattcctcaactcgtacatgtacacactggtccaccgggccggcaaggctatgggccacgcggacgcgctcagccgtttgcctctACCCGTCACAGAACCTgacccagcccccgcacaccaggtcatgttggtcgaatccctcccggaacagcccctccacgccgcggaggtcgcaaaggctacagggaggaacaaaacactggcaagggttctcgactgggtggtgagggggtggccggaagggaacatgggggaagagtttaagccctacaaaattaggagagaggagctagcagcccacaaagggtgcatcttatggggaagcagggtggtggtcccccccccctgctgcagAAGCGAGTTCTGGAGTCACTTCACGAGAGCCACCCCGGCATAGTCTGGATGAAggctctagccaggagctacgtctggtggccggggatggatgaggagatcgagaactgggtgcggaggtgcagcgtatgtcaggagtcacgccccgagccaccaagcgccccggtcacacggtgggaaaccactaggaagccttggtccaggctccacttagacttcgcggggcccttccagggacagatctttctgatcatggtggacgcctacaccaaatggctggaggtcattccagtagcatccacttcatcagcagccgCAATACGGGCACTGCGCCGGGCCCTtagcacccacggtattccggacactaTTGTCACAGACAACGGGGCGGCTTTCACCTCTGGGGAatttcaggcattcctgcagaggtacctgattaggcacataaggtctgccccgttccacccggccaccaacggacaggcagagcgaatggtccgaacgaccaaggaagccctgggccggatagtgcagggcgactgggaccgcAGACTAGCTGCCTTCCTGTTTGACAAcagggtaacccccaacccggtcacgggaGTAAGCCCGGCAGAGCtactcatggggcgcaaactcatcacgaggctcgacaggctacaccccgaccgagcctcggaCATCCAAGGGTCCCCGGAGGTCCAGGAGGCAGCCCaagggttcttcgcgggggaccccgtGTTCGCACGAAACTACGCCCAGGGACCCATGTGGGTGGCGGGTCGGGTGCGGCAGGTAATCGGGACCCGCCATTACgaggtatccacagagggggACCAGACCCTTCGGCAGCACaccgaccagctgcgccgccgcaccctaccggAAGTGCCAACCGATGTGGAGGAGGCAGTGCCCGGAGGAGAGCCGGCTAGGGGTCTGCCAGAGGCCACAGCGCCAGCACCGACCCTGCCCACCAGCAAACTCCCCAGACCAGCAGAGGCCGAGCGACCCACAGAGATCGACCAGCAACCCACAGCAGCCTCGGCCCCCGGAGAGACTCCTGCTGCCGAAGCAGCGCCGACACCACAAGCAGCTCCTAGACGATCCACCCGAGAGCggcgacctcccgcctacctaagagactatgtacagcaactagggggggaggggtgtagtgtatcgagataacgatacaacgcaatgacataaaaccagccagcgcgaccctgtgcggagcgaccgggctgtccccgggcggctcagcgcagggcacgaacacccagccaatcaccagctgtggcgggaagttcaacaggccaggattgctggcctgtctggaaggaggttcccggagttgtacataagcaggacccggcccgcgtgttccctctcttgtaacgtgcctccattaaagcatgttgccctaccaacgtctcctgtctcagtacgttacaaggAGAAGGTGTCTTTTAAATAGCGAAAATTACATATGCAATTAAATGTCAGAAATGCCCTTCTCCTCTCTACATCAGACAAACAAGTCAGTTCCTACACAAaataataaatggacataaatcctAAATTAAAAACCATAATACTCAGTGGAAGAACGTTTTAATTGACCAGGTCATTCCATTGCCAACCTAAGTGCAGCAGTCCTCGAAGAAATGTAAAAGGGGAATTACAACCTGAGACTGCTGAACTCAAGTTCATTCACAATTGATTCCCCACCCTCCCAAGCCGAACAGGGACACAGGAattttatctcactacagatgctaatctGCCTCCAAGCTTTTACCTTCTTCTGTAATCAAACTCATTACAATATGCATTATACTTTTACATGCTTTACGAGCACTGTTTGCAATACCCCTGCCACCTTCTGACTAGGACAAACGGACTCAGATCTCCACTTCTGTTCTGTGCAATGCTATATCTAGTAATAATAAGACCAGAATGCTGGAAATTATATTTCAGTGCATGAggtggacctggcatgcatgaccaAGATCTGGATATGGGAGAGTGAAATGGTTGCATCCAATAGCTCTCGCCCAGTACAATTGTTAGGGTAACTAGGTCTTTAACGTCTCTCACATAGAGAACCCAAAACACTAGGAATTTAGCTATTAGCTGTGATGCTTTTACGAGCTTTTTTGCAGAGAAAGTCTTGTCACTCTGCTACAACCTCCCAGCCAATACGGATACAGTAAGCTAACTTGAtgccccttggccatctttggaTTCAGTGTTTGATAGCTTCAGGTGAATCTCCCAGGATGATGTTGTCAGGTTCCTGGGTGCTGCTAGGACAACCATGTGCCCCTCGGACTCATGGCTAGTGAAAGCCAGCGGTGAGGGAAAATGGGGTCCCCTGGTAGGCGTTATCAATCTGTCCCTGGATCTGGGAGTCTGCCCAAAGGGACTGAAAGAGGCTGTGAGAGTACCACTCCTTAAAAAGCCAACTGTGAAAATCCTTTAGATCCATCCAATTACTGTCTAGTCTGGAATCTTTCATTTATGGCTAAGGTAATTGGGAGACTTACGCagaacagctccaaagtttcctgtaAGACACATTGGCCCTGaccccattccagtccagcttccaccccggtcatgggatggagacagcttTGGTCACACTCATGGATGAGCTCTGTAGAAAGCTGAATCGAGGTGGGTCAGCTCTGCTGTTACTGCTAGGTCTTACAGCAGAGTTCAACATGGTCAATCATGATCTTCTGACTCACCACCTTGCCACCACAGGAGTTTGTGGGGTAGTCTCCAAGGTCAAGGGCAAAGAGTGATGCTGTGTGAGAGGATGTCACCTAGATACCCCTTGATACGTGGGATTCCTCAGGAGGCAATCCTCTCTCCAATTTTATTCAACAACTATATGCACCCCTTTGCCCAACTGGTGTGGAGATtcaggctgggatgtcaccagtacgctTATAACATCCAGCTTTACCCCAGTAAATCTGGCTGCGGGGATGGAGGCTGTGGTGGAATGGTTAAACAGAGTCGGCTGAGAATGAATCCTTCTAAGACTAAGATTCTGCGGCTGGGGCAGGGAAATTCTGGTTTGGAGTGTCAGCTCCCAGCTCTTGACAGTGTGCCCTTGAGAACAGCATCAACATTTAAAAGTCTGGGTGtggttctggatgcctccctaactatggaggcccaggtgcctgatgttgccagactggcattcttCTAACTGCACCAGGTCAAGGCCCTGGCCCCCTACCTATCTCGCCCCAATGTAGCCACGGTAATCTGCAGATTGAATTACTATAACTTACTCTAAATTGGCCTACCTTGAGGCTGACGTGGGAATTTCAACTGGTACAGCAAGTGGCTGTGCAGGTCCTTACTGGGGCTCCACATATAGCACACATCCATGCTGtgctgcattggcttccagtggagtaccggatcaggttcaaggtcttggtgttgaccttcaaggccctttatggtctgggaccaacatatcttcaggactgcttctcctggtatacccccagGAGCATTCTGTACTCAGTAATCAAAATCTgttggtggtccccagcccaagCAGTATCTGGCAGTCCTCAACCAGGGCATTCTCCACTCTGGCTGCAACCTGATGGAACTCCCTGccgaacatccatgccctgtagGACTTGATGCAGTTCCACTGAgcctataaggcagagatgttctgccaagtgTTTGGCTGAAGACAGCAATGGTTCCATCTTCTTGGCACTCCCACCCCCTGCCTCCCTGTGAGGCAGTGGCACCATTAAAAAAATTTAGCGCCATCTTTAGGCTACTTGctgtgtttaatggttttaattggCTTTTCATGATGTATTATACAGTACTATGTCATACACTGCATTGAGCCCTGTCCTTTGGGGGAGGGCAATTAAAAATCAAATTTAATAAATCAATAGATTCCACTGGGTCTGACAAAGGAGccttgattctcaaaagcttacatcctgaaactCTTGTGCGAAATGGCGTTTTCTGATGGAAAGTGGGAAATGAACAAGCCACACGTCTTTCACAAAACTCAATATCTGAGCCTTAGAGCAGAAACTGAAAAATAATTTCTAGAAGTAAAGAATCAGAGAAAAGAAAGTAAACAGGAACCAGTACTTAAAAAATGGAAAGGGAATTAAGATTATGGTGACTCTGAAGGAAAGAATATGCAATGCAATTTCATTGTGTCCTAATTTTTCCCAAACTAGCATTTATTTCTTCAAAATAGCATGTTGAAATACCGAAGCAAATACAGATGTGTCAAAAGACACAAACTAACATAGGCAGCAAGTTTCTCTTAAAATGCTTAAAAGCGTAAAAATGCAGATTATGTAACTCATGCAGCACAAGTGGAAAACAAGACCTGAAGTAATGTTTTTAATTTtggctcttttttccccctcttattTCCTCTACACCTATTTTTAAGGTTAACATTCATATTCCTTTGATAACACTCACATGTGagtcatcaaaccagtccttcaCCTAATTAAATTGGTAAAACCTGTCCTCATCGGCATCTGAAAGgagataaataaatagaaatatgcCTGAAGAAAAGTGCATCaaggaagcaagatagaataGATTACGCCAGTAGTTCTCAACCTGCAGGCCAGGACCCAACAGTCACCTGTAACACTGACAAATAAGTTGCAAGGCCAGGAGGGAGGAGGTAGAACAAGATGAGCTGAAGGAGGAGGTTATGGgcttgcctctgcataatgtGCAAAATGAGCATAAAATGCAATTTACTGCACAATGAAGATCTAAATGCATaaacccaaaaataaaaaaaaaattgttcagcATTAACTGACATAAGATTTTTGCACTGCAAAGGGAAGAAATTATTCTACAAGAGAATCCTGAAAAGCTGagtaaactttaaaaagggtccCACTTCAAAAGTTTTAGAATCACTGGATAAAACTACTATATTCCAGGCGACACGGGGTTGTTTTTGAAGAAATTCAATTCATTCAAAATAAATGAAGCTGCCCACTTGCAACAGTTAATTAGGAGCAAGAAGGAACATCCCATGGTTATCGCACACATGAGTTATCTGTGTGTTTCTGAGTACAATTCAAGGACCTGTTTTTAATCCCTAAAGCCCTAAACAGTTTGGGCATAAGGTACTACTCCCCATATAAACCTAGCTACTCTTAAGATCTCCCATGGGGTCCTAATTAAGATTTCCTCTCCGAAGGGTACATTTATCAGGAGTAGGATCTCTTCAGCAGCTGCCCACACATTACTGAACTCGCTCAAGGAAAACTCAATTTTTGTAACTGTTTGTGCCTTTTACTATTATTTCATGGTGCTTTCATTAAAATGCCATTGTACTGCTTGTGTGGCAAGCTACTTTGAAAGCTTTTAAACCATATTCCAGTAAGGGACAGGACATGGCTCAGCAGCAAAGGAtattgctttgcatgcaaaagatcccaggttcaattcccagtatTTTCAAtttaaaagatcaggtagcaggtgat
This window encodes:
- the LOC132576699 gene encoding LOW QUALITY PROTEIN: uncharacterized protein K02A2.6-like (The sequence of the model RefSeq protein was modified relative to this genomic sequence to represent the inferred CDS: deleted 2 bases in 1 codon), which codes for CILWGSRVVVPPLLQKRVLESLHESHPGIVWMKALARSYVWWPGMDEEIENWVRRCSVCQESRPEPPSAPVTRWETTRKPWSRLHLDFAGPFQGQIFLIMVDAYTKWLEVIPVASTSSAAAIRALRRALSTHGIPDTIVTDNGAAFTSGEFQAFLQRYLIRHIRSAPFHPATNGQAERMVRTTKEALGRIVQGDWDRRLAAFLFDNRVTPNPVTGVSPAELLMGRKLITRLDRLHPDRASDIQGSPEVQEAAQGFFAGDPVFARNYAQGPMWVAGRVRQVIGTRHYEVSTEGDQTLRQHTDQLRRRTLPEVPTDVEEAVPGGEPARGLPEATAPAPTLPTSKLPRPAEAERPTEIDQQPTAASAPGETPAAEAAPTPQSSFHPGHGMETALVTLMDELCRKLNRGGSALLLLLGLTAEFNMVNHDLLTHHLATTGVCGVVSKVKGKE